The genomic region CAGGGCCTTGGGGGATCGCAAGATTCCCAAGCAAGGATGGAGGGATTCTATACGGATTGTTCCCTCTTGACAATAGGGATCACAATGTTTTGTTTTTCGTCACCTTTAAAAAAGCTAAATCTCGAAAGGATCTTGTTGCTGGAGATCAACCTTAAAAGGCCATCCGACTTACTCCTTCCGGATTTCCATCGCAGAACGAACGATTCCATCTTCCTTTCGTTCAACAAAAACATCGGCTCTTCCCCCGGTGGGTCCGGTCAGTCGAATCCCTTCTATATGCAGGGAGGAGAGGGACGGTCCGAGGGTTGCCCTTCCCATTCTCGGATGCCCGGCCTGAAAATTCACACCGCTCATGGTTTCGACAACCATCAAAAGAGAGGTGACGCTCCAGGCCTGGGGCGAACAGGAGGTGGGATAGGCAAACGGACCCTCTCCGTTTTTTCGGTCGAAACCACAATAAAGTTCAGGAGGGCGCTGGTCTCGAAAAAAGCGCAACCCGTCCAGAAATCCTTCGCAGAGATTCTCTGTTTCAAAATACAGACGGTGTTTTGCAAGACCGGCCAGGATCAAGGCATTGTCATGGGGCCAGACAGAGCCGTTGTGGTAGGAAACGGGATCGTATCGAAGCTCGGATTTTCCGATTGTTCGGATTCCCCACCCGGAAAAGAGATCCGGGGAAAGAAGGTTCTTTGCCACATCCCGCGCCATGGAAGCCGTTGGCAGATCCGACAGGAGGACATGGCCGGAGTTGGAACTGTGGACCCTGCAAGGGTCCCTGTTGCCATCCAGCGCCAGTGCAAACGTTTTCATACCGGGATCCCAAAAGGCGGACAGGAAGGATTTTTTAAGCCGGATAGCCATCCGACGCGTTTTCTCCGCAAAACGGACGTGCCCCAGTCGTTCTCCAAGGCTGGAAAACGCTGTGAGTGCATAATGGAGATACGACTGTACCTCAGAGAGGGCAATGGGATGAACAGCCAGCCGTCCATCGGCATGAAAGACAGAATCCCCCGAATCTTTCCATCCCTGCTGGATCAGCCCGCCGTCCATGTCTCCCTGATAAACCAGAAAACCTGTTTCCGGATCCGTCCCGAACCTTTCAATCCATTGAAATGCCCTTTCAATCACCGGCCACAGTTTCTCCAGAAACGGGTAATCTCCTGTCCGTTCGACATAACGGGCCGCAAGCATCAAGTAAAGCGGCGTACTGTCGACACTCCCGTAATAAAGACCGAAAGGAAGCTCTCCCGTTCCGGCCATTTCCCCGGTCCGCATTTCATGGACGATTTTCCCGGGTTCTGCTGCACGTTTCGGGTCGGAGACCCTGGACTGAAGACGACCAAGAAAAAGAAGAACCGTTCGAGAAAGTTCAGGAATGGCCCAGAGAGTCGACAGTCCTGTAATCAGGGCATCCCGTCCAAAGACTGTCGAGAACCAGGGAAGGCCGGCATAGGGAATCAGACCTTCACGAACAGGCGTGCACAGGACTCTCAGGTCTTCTATCGCCTGTCGGCAGCATCGGTCCAGAAAAGGATCCGAAGAACGGATTCTTGGCCAGAGAGAGAAAAAATCTTCCATCTCCCGATGCCGTTTCCCGATCACACCCTGAATATCCGGAATTTTCCTGATCGAGACTGGCATTGTAACCTTGCCCTTATCCTGGAACTCCCTGAACCGGGTTCGGATAAAAAACGTAAAACTTTCTTCCGGGCCCAGCTCCAGTTTCCATCTCCATCCCGAACGATCCAGGGATCCTCCTCTCGGTCCCTTGAGACAGATGGACGTTTCCCGCAGGATCCCATCGTCTCCCCGATAGACATAAACAGAAAGGTCCGGACCGGAAGAAGACCATTCGATCTGACGGGGCGCCGGATTCACCCGGGAAATCCCCCTGACCTCAAAGAGGTCTGTAAAGTCCACCCCAATCAGCCACTCCATTGGAACAGTCACCGGGTGGGGACTACGATTCTCCACGCTGCACTCTTCGGAAAACCCGTCTGCTTCAAGCACCCTTGTCTGAGACAGAGACAACCGGAGAACTTGGCCATGTTTTTCTCCCGGAGCCCGGAAGGTCATAAGAGGCATAATGCGGTGAATTTTTTCAAAATGGGGGTTTTTCCTTCCCTGCGCCCAGAGAGGAACAGGCTGAACTCCGAACAAACGGATCGACCAGCGCGAAACATATCGCATTCCGTGCCAAAAATGACCGTGATAGGGAGTCCTGTCGGACTCAACATCGCCCGATGGCGGCCAAATGGCAAAATGATCATCCGCCTTGAAAATCGAATCCGACGCATCCAGAACAAGCAAAGGGTGGATTTCATAAGGATGGAAAGGCCGTTCCAAGGGAACTCCTATACTGTGACACGTTTCGTCGTTTGATCGCCGGAAGCCCGCGACATGAACATTCTTTGAATTTTTTTCTGAAACAGGCTAAAATAGTTGATACGCAAAATCTGAGGAGCAAGGCCCCGTCAAATCCAGGGCGGCTTGGACGATCCGGCGGAAAACAAGAATACTTCCGGCCCCCAACATTCAGGATGCGGATGGTCGCCAACAATAAATTGAACAGCATGACCGGATTCGGGGAATACAGCACCCTTCCTCCATTGGAAGGGTACCGCATTACCGCCAAGTCACTCAACCATCGAAACCTTGAGGTTCAGACAATGTTGCCACGGGAGTGGGACCATCTGGACCTATCCATACGGAAGCTGGTTTCCCAGGAGTTTCACCGGGGACGCATTGAAATTTCTGTCAGCCGAACCGACGCCATTGTAAAAAACGATGTCTGGTTGTCCAAAGCAATGGATGCCTACACAGACCTCGTTCGTCTCCAGGAGTTTCTCGGACTTGCTGAACCGGTTCGT from Leptospirillum ferriphilum harbors:
- a CDS encoding glycogen debranching N-terminal domain-containing protein — protein: MERPFHPYEIHPLLVLDASDSIFKADDHFAIWPPSGDVESDRTPYHGHFWHGMRYVSRWSIRLFGVQPVPLWAQGRKNPHFEKIHRIMPLMTFRAPGEKHGQVLRLSLSQTRVLEADGFSEECSVENRSPHPVTVPMEWLIGVDFTDLFEVRGISRVNPAPRQIEWSSSGPDLSVYVYRGDDGILRETSICLKGPRGGSLDRSGWRWKLELGPEESFTFFIRTRFREFQDKGKVTMPVSIRKIPDIQGVIGKRHREMEDFFSLWPRIRSSDPFLDRCCRQAIEDLRVLCTPVREGLIPYAGLPWFSTVFGRDALITGLSTLWAIPELSRTVLLFLGRLQSRVSDPKRAAEPGKIVHEMRTGEMAGTGELPFGLYYGSVDSTPLYLMLAARYVERTGDYPFLEKLWPVIERAFQWIERFGTDPETGFLVYQGDMDGGLIQQGWKDSGDSVFHADGRLAVHPIALSEVQSYLHYALTAFSSLGERLGHVRFAEKTRRMAIRLKKSFLSAFWDPGMKTFALALDGNRDPCRVHSSNSGHVLLSDLPTASMARDVAKNLLSPDLFSGWGIRTIGKSELRYDPVSYHNGSVWPHDNALILAGLAKHRLYFETENLCEGFLDGLRFFRDQRPPELYCGFDRKNGEGPFAYPTSCSPQAWSVTSLLMVVETMSGVNFQAGHPRMGRATLGPSLSSLHIEGIRLTGPTGGRADVFVERKEDGIVRSAMEIRKE